In Pseudomonas sp. Leaf58, one DNA window encodes the following:
- a CDS encoding alpha/beta fold hydrolase encodes MSTLATCEHWIDTAQGKLFAQQWVPQQAQGAPIVLLHDSLGCVALWREFPAQLAQASGHRVIAYDRLGFGRSDAHPGRLRLGFVEDEARQGFTALRDYFAIGDFIVFGHSVGGGMAVACAAAFANQCLGLITESAQAFVEARTLEGIRAADLQFAEPGQLQRLMRYHGGKAEWVLRAWVDNWLADDFAEWNLDAVLAQVRCPLLSLHGDNDEFGSPAHPERLVALAGGPGLMQLLQACGHVPHREQPERVLAAVLQFLR; translated from the coding sequence ATGAGCACGCTGGCTACCTGTGAGCACTGGATCGACACCGCGCAAGGCAAGCTATTTGCCCAGCAGTGGGTGCCACAGCAAGCGCAGGGTGCGCCTATCGTTCTGCTACATGATTCGCTGGGTTGTGTCGCCTTGTGGCGCGAATTCCCGGCGCAGCTGGCGCAAGCCAGCGGGCACCGCGTAATCGCCTATGACCGCTTGGGCTTTGGCCGCTCCGACGCCCACCCGGGCAGATTGCGCCTGGGCTTTGTCGAGGATGAGGCGCGGCAAGGGTTCACGGCGCTGCGCGACTATTTCGCTATTGGCGACTTCATTGTCTTCGGCCACAGTGTTGGCGGTGGCATGGCCGTGGCTTGTGCGGCGGCGTTCGCCAACCAGTGCTTGGGGCTGATCACCGAATCGGCGCAAGCGTTTGTCGAGGCACGCACCCTGGAAGGCATCCGCGCTGCGGACCTGCAGTTTGCCGAACCCGGGCAATTGCAACGCTTAATGCGTTACCACGGCGGCAAAGCCGAGTGGGTATTGCGCGCCTGGGTGGACAACTGGTTGGCCGATGACTTTGCCGAGTGGAACCTGGATGCCGTGCTCGCGCAGGTACGCTGCCCACTGCTGAGCCTGCATGGCGATAACGACGAGTTTGGCTCGCCGGCACACCCCGAGCGCCTGGTGGCGCTGGCTGGCGGGCCGGGGTTGATGCAGCTGCTGCAAGCGTGTGGGCATGTGCCGCACCGGGAACAGCCTGAACGGGTACTGGCCGCGGTCCTGCAGTTTTTGCGCTGA
- a CDS encoding response regulator — translation MRLLLVEDDAALGEGICDGLRREGYTLDWLQDGASALHALCHEEFDLAILDLGLPRLDGIELLRRLRAAGKSLPVLVLTARDATDDRIAGLDAGADDYLVKPFDLNELKARLRALLRRSSGRARLLIEHAGVCLDPVSQQVLYLGQPVVLTPKEYLLLHELLAQPGKVFTRERLTQLLYGWDEEPESNTLEVNIYHLRKKLFNGLIRTVRGIGYLVERKVS, via the coding sequence ATGCGACTGCTGTTGGTTGAAGACGACGCCGCGCTGGGGGAGGGGATTTGTGATGGCCTGCGCCGCGAGGGCTATACCCTTGACTGGCTGCAGGATGGCGCCAGTGCCTTGCATGCCCTGTGCCACGAGGAGTTCGACTTGGCTATCCTCGACTTGGGCTTGCCGCGCCTGGACGGCATCGAGCTGCTACGGCGCTTGCGTGCTGCCGGCAAAAGCCTGCCGGTGCTGGTGCTGACAGCCCGTGATGCCACCGACGATCGCATCGCGGGGCTGGACGCCGGTGCCGATGACTACCTGGTGAAACCCTTCGACCTCAACGAACTCAAGGCCCGCCTGCGGGCCCTGCTGCGGCGCAGTAGTGGCCGCGCCCGCTTGCTGATTGAGCACGCAGGAGTGTGCCTGGATCCGGTCAGCCAGCAAGTGCTCTACCTGGGCCAGCCCGTAGTACTCACGCCTAAAGAATACCTGCTGCTGCACGAGTTGCTGGCCCAGCCGGGCAAGGTGTTCACCCGCGAACGGCTGACACAGTTGCTGTATGGCTGGGATGAGGAGCCAGAGAGCAACACCCTGGAAGTGAACATCTACCACCTGCGCAAGAAGCTGTTCAACGGCCTGATCCGCACAGTGCGCGGTATCGGCTACCTGGTGGAACGCAAGGTGAGCTAG
- a CDS encoding VOC family protein, protein MKIVVTSILVDDQAKALAFYHYVLGFEPKHDIPMGRHRWLTLTSPNDPNGVELLLEPDAHPAAKVYKAALKQDGIPASSFGVRDIQAEYTRLCAAGVQFTQPPTPMGPVTVAVFDDTCGNLIQIAQKH, encoded by the coding sequence ATGAAGATCGTGGTCACCAGCATTCTCGTCGACGACCAAGCCAAGGCCCTGGCTTTCTACCATTACGTACTCGGTTTTGAACCAAAGCACGACATCCCCATGGGCCGCCACCGCTGGCTGACCCTCACCTCCCCCAACGACCCCAACGGCGTCGAACTGCTGCTGGAACCCGACGCACACCCGGCAGCCAAGGTGTACAAGGCCGCACTCAAGCAAGACGGCATCCCCGCCAGCTCGTTCGGCGTGCGTGATATCCAGGCCGAATACACCCGCTTGTGCGCGGCAGGCGTGCAGTTCACCCAACCCCCCACGCCCATGGGGCCCGTCACCGTGGCCGTCTTCGATGACACCTGCGGCAACCTGATCCAGATCGCCCAGAAGCACTAG
- a CDS encoding paraquat-inducible protein A, producing MSQPQPLIICEYCDTVYHRAPLLKHQRALCQRCGGVLYRHTSLTVEQRLALSVTGGILLVFANFYPVMTIGMQGLTHSATLWDSVQILSHGSITLIALVMALSIIFAPVLQIGLLCWLLGFALAGHRAPGFALCMRSLEGLRPWSMLEVCLLGAMVAVIKLAGLLDVIPGIGLLALAALSMLIIHIAGKDIRDLWEQV from the coding sequence ATGAGCCAGCCCCAGCCCCTGATCATTTGCGAATACTGCGACACGGTGTACCACCGCGCGCCGCTGCTCAAGCACCAGCGCGCCCTGTGCCAGCGCTGTGGCGGCGTGCTGTACCGGCATACCTCGCTGACCGTGGAGCAGCGGCTGGCACTGAGCGTGACGGGCGGCATCCTGCTGGTGTTCGCCAACTTCTACCCGGTCATGACCATTGGCATGCAGGGGCTGACCCACTCGGCCACGCTATGGGACTCAGTGCAAATCCTCAGCCACGGTAGCATCACCCTCATTGCCCTGGTCATGGCCTTGTCCATCATCTTTGCGCCGGTGTTGCAAATTGGTCTGCTGTGCTGGCTGTTGGGTTTCGCTTTGGCGGGTCATCGGGCCCCTGGTTTTGCCCTGTGCATGCGCAGCCTGGAGGGGCTGCGGCCGTGGAGCATGCTGGAGGTGTGCCTGCTAGGGGCGATGGTGGCGGTGATCAAACTGGCGGGGCTGCTCGACGTGATCCCCGGCATCGGCCTGCTGGCCTTGGCTGCACTAAGCATGCTGATCATCCATATCGCCGGTAAGGACATCCGCGACTTGTGGGAGCAGGTATGA
- a CDS encoding VOC family protein, which produces MRPFAIKHIDHLVLRVSDLPRSIAFYTELLGCTVSRVRDDLGMVHLATGTAMIDLVTLHGPLGRPGGAAPGAEGRNLHHFCLRIEPFDELALTAYLQAAGVKVEPAEKRYGAEGEGLSLYCYDPDGNQVELKGPVPATAAP; this is translated from the coding sequence ATGCGACCGTTCGCCATCAAGCACATCGACCACCTGGTGCTGCGGGTCAGCGACCTGCCGCGCAGCATTGCCTTTTATACCGAGCTGCTCGGCTGCACGGTCAGCCGCGTTCGCGATGACTTGGGGATGGTCCATTTGGCCACCGGCACGGCCATGATCGACCTGGTAACCCTGCACGGCCCATTGGGCCGGCCAGGCGGGGCGGCGCCAGGGGCCGAGGGGCGCAACCTGCACCATTTCTGCCTGCGCATCGAACCGTTCGATGAGCTGGCATTGACGGCCTACCTGCAAGCTGCGGGGGTTAAGGTAGAACCTGCCGAAAAGCGCTATGGCGCGGAAGGCGAGGGGTTGTCGTTGTACTGCTACGACCCGGATGGCAACCAAGTGGAGCTGAAAGGGCCGGTGCCGGCAACGGCGGCGCCATGA
- a CDS encoding alpha/beta fold hydrolase encodes MRSSSTPKDHLLDLNGIEIAVRCWGPEDGIPVLALHGWLDNAASFERLAPMLDGCFVVAPDLVGHGRSDHRRHDSGYYLWEHAEDMLAVTDSLGLAQFHVLAHGMGTGVASLLAAMTSGIASMTFLDGMGAPFTVAADDRVQHLARAYRLKRMVQRSQLQGFAEPNVSRFEDLDTALAQRRERLDTELSQGAARLLAMRDLLQLGDGYCWRHDPRLVLPEPMPLTEREACDLLSQIRCPLYLLFGRQGAFTGDAFTRRQAALPCQAKISWHPGGHHFHLDAPDRALVDQLLRILACHEGGVLQRLVNE; translated from the coding sequence ATGCGTTCTTCATCGACACCCAAGGATCACCTGCTTGACCTCAACGGCATTGAAATTGCCGTGCGTTGCTGGGGGCCAGAAGACGGTATCCCGGTGCTGGCCCTGCATGGCTGGCTGGACAACGCCGCGTCGTTCGAACGCCTGGCGCCGATGCTCGACGGCTGCTTCGTGGTGGCCCCCGACTTGGTCGGTCATGGCCGCTCGGACCACCGCCGCCACGACAGTGGCTACTACCTGTGGGAACATGCTGAGGACATGCTGGCGGTGACCGACAGCCTGGGCCTGGCGCAATTCCACGTGCTGGCCCATGGCATGGGCACCGGCGTGGCGTCGCTGCTAGCGGCCATGACCAGCGGTATAGCCAGCATGACCTTCCTCGACGGCATGGGCGCACCGTTCACGGTGGCCGCGGATGACCGCGTGCAACACCTGGCCCGGGCCTATCGGCTCAAGCGCATGGTGCAGCGTAGCCAGTTGCAGGGTTTTGCCGAGCCGAACGTCAGCCGTTTCGAGGACCTCGACACGGCCTTGGCGCAACGCCGCGAGCGCCTGGACACCGAGCTGTCGCAGGGTGCGGCGCGGCTGCTGGCAATGCGCGACCTGCTGCAGCTGGGCGATGGCTATTGCTGGCGCCACGACCCGCGCCTGGTGCTGCCCGAACCCATGCCGTTGACCGAGCGCGAAGCCTGCGACTTGCTCAGCCAGATCCGCTGCCCGTTGTACCTGCTGTTTGGCCGCCAGGGGGCGTTTACCGGTGATGCGTTTACCCGGCGCCAGGCGGCGTTGCCCTGCCAGGCGAAAATATCCTGGCACCCGGGCGGTCATCACTTCCACCTGGATGCGCCGGACCGGGCGCTGGTCGACCAACTGCTGCGCATTCTGGCCTGCCATGAAGGCGGCGTGCTGCAACGGTTGGTAAACGAGTAG
- a CDS encoding paraquat-inducible protein A: protein MNTPANADDLGLCLCHGCGQACPLNSGAHTCGRCGAAIHRRKANAISRGWAFLLAALILYIPANLLPVMHTEMLGSGSESTIGGGVLEFWEAGAWDIALIIFIASVGVPAIKFFSLGLLLYTAQHGSTWACRQRSQLYRFLELIGYWSMLDVMVVALVAALVQLRGLGTIEPRVGILFFGMVVVLTMFAAMSFDPRLIWDSQANEGERIDGATD from the coding sequence ATGAATACCCCAGCCAATGCCGACGACCTGGGCCTGTGCCTGTGTCATGGCTGCGGCCAGGCCTGCCCGCTGAACAGCGGCGCGCACACCTGTGGCCGCTGCGGCGCCGCCATTCACCGGCGCAAAGCCAATGCCATCAGCCGCGGCTGGGCGTTTTTGCTGGCAGCGCTGATTCTCTACATCCCCGCCAACCTGCTGCCGGTGATGCACACCGAAATGCTCGGCAGTGGCAGCGAAAGCACCATTGGCGGTGGTGTGCTGGAGTTTTGGGAAGCTGGGGCTTGGGACATCGCGTTGATCATCTTCATTGCCAGCGTGGGTGTGCCGGCGATCAAGTTCTTTTCCCTTGGCCTGTTGCTGTACACCGCCCAGCACGGTTCTACCTGGGCCTGCCGTCAACGCTCGCAGCTGTACCGCTTCCTCGAGCTGATCGGTTACTGGTCGATGCTTGATGTAATGGTGGTCGCGCTGGTGGCGGCATTGGTGCAGTTGCGTGGGCTGGGCACTATCGAACCGCGGGTGGGCATCCTGTTTTTTGGCATGGTGGTGGTACTGACCATGTTTGCTGCGATGAGCTTCGATCCACGCCTGATCTGGGATAGCCAAGCCAACGAGGGAGAGCGTATTGATGGGGCAACAGACTGA
- a CDS encoding YMGG-like glycine zipper-containing protein — protein sequence MRTFTWSYLLVLLCAASVAQAQSVVPLKGQSSQQMQLDINDCNTVATNAANSAATSNDPHVGGRARGAAAGAVAGAAGAQVRGNQHDEVYDRVGDDAKQEYRQNRAGEVAAAGAAVGGMRQRQDRRQDRRGQDEAKTQAHASAYSGCLQGRGYQVNP from the coding sequence ATGCGTACGTTCACATGGAGTTACCTGCTGGTGCTGCTGTGCGCGGCATCGGTAGCCCAAGCGCAGTCGGTGGTGCCGCTCAAAGGCCAGAGCAGCCAGCAGATGCAACTGGATATCAACGATTGCAATACCGTCGCGACCAATGCCGCGAACAGCGCCGCGACGTCCAACGACCCGCATGTTGGCGGCCGGGCACGCGGTGCCGCCGCCGGCGCGGTGGCGGGTGCGGCAGGTGCACAGGTGCGCGGTAACCAGCACGATGAGGTGTATGACCGGGTCGGTGACGATGCCAAGCAGGAATACCGGCAAAACCGTGCAGGTGAAGTGGCTGCGGCCGGTGCCGCGGTGGGTGGCATGCGCCAGCGCCAGGACCGGCGCCAGGACCGCCGCGGCCAGGATGAAGCGAAAACCCAGGCCCATGCCAGTGCCTACAGCGGCTGCCTGCAGGGGCGTGGTTACCAGGTCAACCCTTGA
- a CDS encoding membrane integrity-associated transporter subunit PqiC, which yields MQRLRNACGAGLLVLLWGCSSTPNNYHTLVPNEPVRDSGQRIQVARVAVPPQVDRPQLVVRQGQSGLAILETEWWGANLVDEFRSALQDQLGGPVGAGNTQLRVDVQRFDSVPGRYASLEAVWRLSQPGQAGLTCRTSLQTPADNSIAGLVNAHQANLRRLAEAVRGSARQGRCVQPA from the coding sequence ATGCAACGATTGCGCAATGCGTGTGGGGCGGGCCTGCTGGTGCTGCTGTGGGGCTGCAGCAGTACCCCAAACAACTATCACACGCTGGTACCGAACGAACCGGTGCGCGACAGCGGTCAGCGTATCCAGGTGGCCAGGGTGGCGGTGCCGCCGCAGGTAGACCGGCCGCAATTGGTGGTGCGCCAAGGGCAGAGCGGCCTGGCGATCCTTGAGACGGAGTGGTGGGGGGCTAACCTGGTTGATGAGTTTCGCAGCGCGTTGCAGGACCAATTGGGTGGCCCGGTGGGCGCCGGCAACACGCAGCTGCGGGTTGACGTGCAGCGCTTCGATAGCGTGCCGGGGCGTTACGCCTCGCTGGAAGCGGTGTGGCGCCTAAGCCAGCCAGGGCAGGCCGGGCTGACCTGCCGTACTTCGCTGCAAACACCGGCGGATAACAGCATCGCCGGCCTGGTCAACGCCCATCAGGCCAACCTGCGCAGGCTGGCCGAGGCGGTGCGGGGCAGCGCCCGCCAGGGCCGTTGTGTGCAACCTGCCTGA
- a CDS encoding LysR family transcriptional regulator — MAAYTLRQLKYFVTTVEAGSVAEASRQLYIAQPSISTAIKSLEESFGVQLFIRHHAQGVSLTPSGKRFYAKTKSLLQMAHEFEQNALADNDTVAGQIDIGCFETVAPLYLPRLIAAFRQRYPGVDIRLRDGEQQELIQGLTAGTFDLAFLYDHDLDGTIEAEPLMPPQKPYVLLPENHRFAGQAQVSLRDLCPEPMILLDVAPSRTYFVSLFNEMGLTPNIVFSSPSIEMVRGMVGQGFGFSLLVTRPHSDYTYDGQRLAMLDIAEPVALSGLAAAWLKRVQLTKPAQLFVEFCREQLVKL, encoded by the coding sequence GTGGCTGCCTACACCTTGCGACAACTCAAATACTTCGTCACCACCGTGGAGGCCGGCAGCGTTGCCGAGGCTTCACGCCAGTTGTACATCGCCCAGCCGTCCATCTCCACGGCCATCAAGAGCCTGGAGGAGAGCTTCGGCGTGCAGCTGTTCATCCGCCACCACGCCCAAGGCGTGTCACTGACGCCCAGCGGTAAGCGCTTCTATGCCAAGACCAAATCGCTGCTGCAAATGGCCCACGAATTTGAACAGAATGCCTTGGCCGACAACGACACCGTGGCCGGCCAGATCGACATCGGCTGTTTTGAAACCGTGGCGCCACTGTACCTGCCGCGGCTGATCGCCGCCTTCCGCCAGCGCTACCCAGGCGTGGATATCCGTCTGCGCGACGGCGAGCAGCAAGAGCTGATCCAGGGCCTGACCGCTGGTACCTTCGACCTGGCGTTTCTGTACGACCATGACCTGGACGGTACCATCGAGGCCGAACCGCTGATGCCGCCGCAGAAACCCTACGTACTATTGCCCGAGAACCACCGCTTTGCCGGCCAGGCCCAGGTGTCGCTGCGCGATCTATGCCCGGAGCCGATGATTTTGCTGGACGTGGCACCCAGCCGTACTTACTTCGTCAGCCTGTTCAACGAAATGGGCCTAACGCCGAACATTGTCTTCAGTTCGCCGTCGATCGAGATGGTACGGGGCATGGTCGGGCAGGGCTTTGGCTTTTCGCTGCTGGTGACGCGGCCGCATTCGGACTACACCTACGACGGGCAACGCCTGGCCATGCTGGACATCGCTGAACCGGTGGCGCTGTCGGGGCTGGCGGCGGCGTGGTTGAAGCGGGTGCAGCTGACCAAGCCGGCACAGCTGTTTGTGGAGTTTTGTCGGGAACAGCTGGTGAAGTTGTAA
- a CDS encoding MFS transporter, with the protein MAVLDSASTGSSAPQRGITKEERKVIFASSLGTVFEWYDFYLYGSLAAIIAKHFFAGVNETTAFIFALLAFAAGFAVRPFGAIVFGRLGDMIGRKHTFLITIIIMGLSTALVGLLPSYASIGVAAPVILITLRLLQGLALGGEYGGAATYVAEHAPKGRRGFFTAWIQTTATLGLFLSLLVIMACRTAMGTEVFEAWGWRVPFLLSILLLAISVYIRLQLNESPVFMKMKAEGKASKAPLTESFARWDNLKVVIMSLLGGTAGQAVVWYTGQFYALFFLLQMLKIEPQTANLLIAGSLLIGTPFFIVFGSLSDRIGRKKIIMAGCIIAALTYFPIFKALTQYGNPDVFVAQEQNPVVVMADPGQCAFQFDPVGKAKFTSSCDIAKSLLAKRAIPYTNEAAEPGSVAQIRIGERVLPSFDGSSLAAADFKAQSDAFTATLSGALKEAGYPEKADPAKIHYPMVLLLLTILVIYVTMVYGPIAAWLVELFPARIRYTSMSLPYHIGNGWFGGFLPTVAFAMVAATGDIYYGLWYPIVIALMTAVLGIFFMPETKDREISHS; encoded by the coding sequence ATGGCGGTTCTCGACAGCGCATCCACGGGCAGCAGCGCGCCCCAACGCGGTATTACCAAGGAGGAACGCAAGGTCATCTTCGCCTCGTCCCTGGGCACGGTGTTCGAATGGTACGACTTCTACCTATATGGCTCGCTGGCGGCGATCATCGCCAAGCACTTCTTCGCCGGGGTCAATGAAACCACCGCGTTCATCTTCGCCTTGCTGGCCTTTGCCGCTGGTTTCGCTGTGCGGCCGTTCGGCGCCATCGTGTTCGGCCGTTTGGGCGACATGATCGGGCGCAAGCATACCTTCCTCATCACGATCATCATCATGGGCTTGTCTACCGCCTTGGTGGGCTTGTTGCCCAGCTACGCCTCGATTGGTGTGGCCGCGCCGGTCATTCTGATCACCCTGCGCTTGTTGCAAGGCCTGGCCTTGGGCGGCGAGTACGGCGGGGCGGCCACCTACGTGGCCGAACATGCGCCCAAGGGCCGACGCGGCTTCTTCACCGCGTGGATCCAAACCACGGCTACCTTGGGGCTGTTCCTTTCACTGCTGGTGATCATGGCCTGTCGCACCGCCATGGGCACTGAGGTGTTCGAGGCCTGGGGCTGGCGGGTACCGTTCTTGTTGTCGATCCTGCTGCTGGCCATTTCGGTGTATATCCGCCTGCAGCTCAACGAGTCACCGGTGTTCATGAAGATGAAAGCCGAAGGCAAGGCGTCCAAGGCACCGCTGACCGAATCGTTCGCCCGCTGGGACAACCTCAAGGTGGTGATCATGTCACTGCTGGGCGGCACCGCCGGGCAAGCGGTGGTGTGGTACACCGGGCAGTTCTATGCGTTGTTCTTCCTGTTGCAGATGCTCAAGATCGAACCGCAAACCGCCAACCTGCTGATTGCCGGCTCGCTGCTGATCGGCACGCCGTTCTTTATCGTTTTTGGCAGCCTGTCCGACCGCATCGGCCGCAAGAAAATCATCATGGCCGGCTGCATCATTGCGGCGTTGACCTACTTCCCGATCTTCAAGGCGCTGACCCAGTACGGCAACCCGGACGTGTTCGTCGCCCAAGAACAGAACCCGGTGGTGGTGATGGCCGACCCTGGCCAATGTGCGTTCCAGTTCGACCCAGTGGGCAAGGCTAAATTCACCAGCTCGTGTGATATCGCCAAGAGCCTGTTGGCCAAGCGCGCCATCCCCTACACCAACGAAGCGGCCGAACCGGGCAGTGTGGCGCAGATCCGCATTGGTGAGCGGGTATTGCCAAGCTTTGACGGCAGCAGCTTGGCAGCGGCGGACTTCAAGGCGCAGAGCGACGCCTTTACCGCGACCCTGAGCGGTGCGTTGAAAGAGGCGGGCTACCCGGAAAAGGCCGACCCAGCGAAGATCCACTACCCGATGGTGCTGTTGCTACTGACCATTCTGGTGATCTACGTGACCATGGTCTACGGGCCGATCGCCGCTTGGCTGGTAGAGCTGTTCCCGGCGCGTATTCGCTACACCTCAATGTCGCTGCCTTACCACATCGGCAACGGCTGGTTCGGCGGCTTCCTGCCAACCGTAGCGTTTGCCATGGTGGCGGCGACCGGGGATATCTATTACGGCTTGTGGTACCCGATCGTGATTGCCCTGATGACGGCAGTGTTGGGGATTTTCTTCATGCCGGAGACCAAGGACCGGGAAATCAGCCATAGCTGA
- a CDS encoding intermembrane transport protein PqiB yields MGQQTDKPDGAGHAEVRTRRWSVSLVWIVPILAILIGASLVVRNWMQQGPVIAISFHTGEGLVAHKTQVKYRSVVIGEVTTVDLADDKKSVVAKVQLSNDARAFATQGARFWVVRPRIGVGGVSGVDTLLSGSFIGADSGESKLPEKSFVGLELPPPITYDEQGKRFVLTASDLGSLDVGSSIYYRKIPVGEVVSFALQDDGKGVEIGVFVQAPYDSFVTADTRFWNASGVDMQIGANGLKVDTESLSSILVGGLAFGSPDFAPQAEPAADQASFQLFADRATALAPPNGQAQYLQLRFDQAMRGLSVGAPVEFKGVEFGQVTSVKLDYDAARQTFPVVVDAVIYPQRLGPVHRKMLAVFKHSEGDMDGARRLIGTFVEHGLRAQARSGNLITGQMFISLDFYPDAPKVAFDKSADPITIPTLPGSLEQLQEQLQRVVERIAKLPLESIAANLDGSLRELRASLKQFNGQTLPDVKVALDEVHKTLRTANSAISEDSPQRERMGETLDELERMSRSLRDLADYLGRHPESLIRGRPKAAGAAALEP; encoded by the coding sequence ATGGGGCAACAGACTGACAAACCCGATGGCGCGGGACATGCCGAGGTGCGTACCCGGCGCTGGAGTGTGTCGCTGGTGTGGATCGTGCCGATCCTGGCGATTCTGATCGGCGCTTCGCTGGTAGTGCGCAACTGGATGCAGCAGGGGCCGGTGATTGCCATTTCCTTCCACACCGGGGAAGGGCTGGTGGCGCACAAGACACAGGTCAAGTACCGCAGCGTGGTGATTGGCGAAGTCACTACGGTGGACCTGGCCGACGATAAGAAAAGCGTGGTCGCCAAGGTGCAGCTGTCCAACGACGCCCGCGCGTTCGCAACCCAAGGTGCGCGCTTCTGGGTGGTGCGGCCGCGCATTGGCGTGGGCGGCGTTTCTGGGGTGGATACGTTGTTGTCGGGCAGTTTCATCGGCGCGGACTCCGGTGAATCGAAGCTGCCGGAAAAGTCCTTTGTCGGCTTGGAGCTGCCACCGCCGATAACCTACGACGAGCAGGGCAAGCGCTTTGTGCTAACTGCCAGCGACCTGGGTTCGCTGGATGTTGGCTCGTCGATCTACTACCGCAAGATCCCGGTGGGTGAAGTGGTTTCCTTTGCCCTGCAGGACGATGGCAAGGGCGTGGAGATTGGGGTGTTCGTGCAGGCCCCCTACGACAGCTTCGTCACCGCCGATACCCGTTTCTGGAATGCCAGTGGCGTTGACATGCAGATCGGTGCCAACGGCCTGAAGGTCGATACCGAATCACTGTCGTCGATCCTGGTGGGCGGCCTGGCCTTTGGTTCACCCGATTTCGCCCCGCAAGCCGAGCCCGCTGCCGACCAGGCCAGTTTTCAGCTGTTTGCCGACCGCGCCACGGCCCTGGCGCCGCCCAATGGCCAGGCGCAATACCTGCAATTGCGCTTCGACCAGGCCATGCGCGGTCTGTCGGTGGGCGCCCCGGTGGAGTTCAAGGGGGTGGAGTTCGGCCAGGTCACCTCGGTCAAGCTTGACTACGATGCCGCCCGGCAGACCTTCCCGGTAGTGGTCGATGCAGTCATCTACCCGCAACGGCTGGGGCCGGTGCACCGCAAGATGCTAGCGGTGTTCAAGCACAGTGAAGGCGATATGGACGGTGCGCGGCGCCTGATCGGTACCTTCGTCGAGCACGGGCTGCGGGCCCAGGCGCGCAGCGGCAACCTGATTACTGGGCAAATGTTCATTTCCCTGGACTTCTACCCGGATGCCCCCAAGGTAGCGTTCGACAAGAGCGCCGACCCCATCACCATCCCGACGCTGCCGGGCAGCCTGGAGCAGTTGCAGGAGCAGTTGCAGCGGGTGGTGGAGCGTATTGCCAAGCTGCCGCTGGAAAGCATTGCCGCCAACCTCGACGGCAGCCTGCGTGAACTGCGCGCCAGCCTCAAACAGTTCAATGGCCAGACCCTGCCGGATGTGAAGGTGGCGCTGGACGAAGTGCACAAGACCCTGCGCACGGCTAATTCGGCCATTTCCGAGGACTCGCCGCAGCGCGAGCGGATGGGCGAAACCCTGGACGAACTGGAGCGCATGTCGCGATCGCTGCGAGACCTAGCTGATTACCTGGGCCGGCACCCCGAGTCGCTGATACGCGGCCGACCGAAAGCGGCCGGCGCCGCCGCCCTAGAACCTTGA